Proteins encoded by one window of Sus scrofa isolate TJ Tabasco breed Duroc chromosome 12, Sscrofa11.1, whole genome shotgun sequence:
- the SEPT4 gene encoding septin-4 isoform X4, with protein MDDKEYVGFATLPNQVHRKSVKKGFDFTLMVAGESGLGKSTLINSLFLTDLYRDRKLLSAEERIMQTVEITKHAVDIEEKGVKLRLTIVDTPGFGDAVNNTECWKPVAEYIDQQFEQYFRDESGLNRKNIQDNRVHCCLYFISPFGHGLRPLDVEFMKALHQRVNIVPILAKADTLTPPEVERKKRKIREEIEHFGIKVYQFPDCDSDEDEDFKLQDQALKESIPFAVIGSNTVVEARGRRVRGRLYPWGIVEVENPGHCDFVKLRTMLVRTHMQDLKDVTRETHYENYRAQCIQSMTRLVVKERNRNKLTRESGTDFPIPAVPPGTDPETERLIREKDEELRRMQEMLHKIQRQMKETH; from the exons ATG GATGACAAGGAGTATGTGGGCTTTGCGACCCTCCCCAATCAAGTCCACCGAAAGTCCGTGAAGAAAGGCTTTGACTTTACCCTCATGGTGGCAG GAGAGTCTGGCCTGGGGAAATCCACTCTCATCAACAGCCTCTTCCTCACTGATCTATACCGGGACCGGAAACTCCTGAGTGCTGAAg AACGGATCATGCAAACGGTGGAGATCACTAAGCATGCAGTGGACATAGAGGAGAAGGGCGTGAAGCTGCGGCTCACCATTGTGGACACACCAGGTTTTGGGGATGCCGTTAACAACACAGAGTG CTGGAAGCCTGTGGCAGAATACATCGACCAGCAGTTTGAGCAGTATTTCCGAGATGAAAGTGGCCTGAACCGCAAGAACATCCAAGACAACAGGGTGCACTGCTGCCTGTACTTCATCTCGCCCTTCGGCCACGG GCTCCGGCCACTGGATGTTGAATTTATGAAGGCCCTGCATCAGCGGGTCAACATCGTGCCTATCTTGGCAAAGGCGGACACACTGACACCTCCTGAAGTGGAGCGCAAGAAACGCAAA ATCCGGGAGGAGATTGAGCACTTTGGAATCAAGGTCTACCAGTTCCCAGACTGTGACTCTGATGAGGATGAGGACTTCAAATTACAGGACCAAGCCCTAAAG GAAAGCATCCCATTTGCCGTCATTGGCAGCAACACCGTGGTAGAGGCCAGAGGGCGGCGAGTTCGAGGCCGGCTCTACCCCTGGGGCATCGTGGAAG tggaaaatccAGGGCACTGCGACTTTGTGAAGCTGAGGACAATGCTGGTGCGTACTCACATGCAGGACCTGAAGGATGTGACACGGGAGACACATTATGAGAACTACCGGGCACAGTGCATCCAGAGCATGACCCGCCTGGTGGTGAAAGAACGGAATCGCAA CAAACTGACCCGAGAGAGTGGTACCGACTTCCCCATCCCTGCTGTTCCACCAGGGACAGATCCAGAAACGGAGAGGCTGATCCGAGAGAAAGATGAGGAG CTGCGGCGGATGCAGGAGATGCTGCACAAAATCCAAAGACAGATGAAGGAGACCCATTAG
- the SEPT4 gene encoding septin-4 isoform X2 produces MIKRFLEDSDNPELNKFVKDFPGSESYHQPEAKTWVSRPQILEPRPQASDLCQDDLEFRPPSWPQPSDSQQFFSASAPLSPSARPRSPWGKLDPYDSSEDDKEYVGFATLPNQVHRKSVKKGFDFTLMVAGESGLGKSTLINSLFLTDLYRDRKLLSAEERIMQTVEITKHAVDIEEKGVKLRLTIVDTPGFGDAVNNTECWKPVAEYIDQQFEQYFRDESGLNRKNIQDNRVHCCLYFISPFGHGLRPLDVEFMKALHQRVNIVPILAKADTLTPPEVERKKRKIREEIEHFGIKVYQFPDCDSDEDEDFKLQDQALKESIPFAVIGSNTVVEARGRRVRGRLYPWGIVEVENPGHCDFVKLRTMLVRTHMQDLKDVTRETHYENYRAQCIQSMTRLVVKERNRNKLTRESGTDFPIPAVPPGTDPETERLIREKDEELRRMQEMLHKIQRQMKETH; encoded by the exons ATG aTCAAGCGCTTTCTGGAGGACTCGGATAACCCAGAACTGAACAAGTTCGTGAAGGATTTCCCAGGAAGCGAGAGCTACCACCAACCAGAGGCCAAGACCTGGGTGTCCAGGCCCCAAATCCTGGAGCCAAGGCCCCAGGCCTCGGACCTCTGCCAGGATGACCTGGAGTTCAGACCCCCTTCATGGCCCCAGCCCTCTGACAGCCAGCAGTTCTTCTCTGCCTCAGCCCCCCTCAGCCCCTCAGCCCGGCCCCGCAGCCCGTGGGGAAAGCTCGATCCCTATGACTCCTCTGAG GATGACAAGGAGTATGTGGGCTTTGCGACCCTCCCCAATCAAGTCCACCGAAAGTCCGTGAAGAAAGGCTTTGACTTTACCCTCATGGTGGCAG GAGAGTCTGGCCTGGGGAAATCCACTCTCATCAACAGCCTCTTCCTCACTGATCTATACCGGGACCGGAAACTCCTGAGTGCTGAAg AACGGATCATGCAAACGGTGGAGATCACTAAGCATGCAGTGGACATAGAGGAGAAGGGCGTGAAGCTGCGGCTCACCATTGTGGACACACCAGGTTTTGGGGATGCCGTTAACAACACAGAGTG CTGGAAGCCTGTGGCAGAATACATCGACCAGCAGTTTGAGCAGTATTTCCGAGATGAAAGTGGCCTGAACCGCAAGAACATCCAAGACAACAGGGTGCACTGCTGCCTGTACTTCATCTCGCCCTTCGGCCACGG GCTCCGGCCACTGGATGTTGAATTTATGAAGGCCCTGCATCAGCGGGTCAACATCGTGCCTATCTTGGCAAAGGCGGACACACTGACACCTCCTGAAGTGGAGCGCAAGAAACGCAAA ATCCGGGAGGAGATTGAGCACTTTGGAATCAAGGTCTACCAGTTCCCAGACTGTGACTCTGATGAGGATGAGGACTTCAAATTACAGGACCAAGCCCTAAAG GAAAGCATCCCATTTGCCGTCATTGGCAGCAACACCGTGGTAGAGGCCAGAGGGCGGCGAGTTCGAGGCCGGCTCTACCCCTGGGGCATCGTGGAAG tggaaaatccAGGGCACTGCGACTTTGTGAAGCTGAGGACAATGCTGGTGCGTACTCACATGCAGGACCTGAAGGATGTGACACGGGAGACACATTATGAGAACTACCGGGCACAGTGCATCCAGAGCATGACCCGCCTGGTGGTGAAAGAACGGAATCGCAA CAAACTGACCCGAGAGAGTGGTACCGACTTCCCCATCCCTGCTGTTCCACCAGGGACAGATCCAGAAACGGAGAGGCTGATCCGAGAGAAAGATGAGGAG CTGCGGCGGATGCAGGAGATGCTGCACAAAATCCAAAGACAGATGAAGGAGACCCATTAG
- the SEPT4 gene encoding septin-4 isoform X5, which translates to MVAGESGLGKSTLINSLFLTDLYRDRKLLSAEERIMQTVEITKHAVDIEEKGVKLRLTIVDTPGFGDAVNNTECWKPVAEYIDQQFEQYFRDESGLNRKNIQDNRVHCCLYFISPFGHGLRPLDVEFMKALHQRVNIVPILAKADTLTPPEVERKKRKIREEIEHFGIKVYQFPDCDSDEDEDFKLQDQALKESIPFAVIGSNTVVEARGRRVRGRLYPWGIVEVENPGHCDFVKLRTMLVRTHMQDLKDVTRETHYENYRAQCIQSMTRLVVKERNRNKLTRESGTDFPIPAVPPGTDPETERLIREKDEELRRMQEMLHKIQRQMKETH; encoded by the exons ATGGTGGCAG GAGAGTCTGGCCTGGGGAAATCCACTCTCATCAACAGCCTCTTCCTCACTGATCTATACCGGGACCGGAAACTCCTGAGTGCTGAAg AACGGATCATGCAAACGGTGGAGATCACTAAGCATGCAGTGGACATAGAGGAGAAGGGCGTGAAGCTGCGGCTCACCATTGTGGACACACCAGGTTTTGGGGATGCCGTTAACAACACAGAGTG CTGGAAGCCTGTGGCAGAATACATCGACCAGCAGTTTGAGCAGTATTTCCGAGATGAAAGTGGCCTGAACCGCAAGAACATCCAAGACAACAGGGTGCACTGCTGCCTGTACTTCATCTCGCCCTTCGGCCACGG GCTCCGGCCACTGGATGTTGAATTTATGAAGGCCCTGCATCAGCGGGTCAACATCGTGCCTATCTTGGCAAAGGCGGACACACTGACACCTCCTGAAGTGGAGCGCAAGAAACGCAAA ATCCGGGAGGAGATTGAGCACTTTGGAATCAAGGTCTACCAGTTCCCAGACTGTGACTCTGATGAGGATGAGGACTTCAAATTACAGGACCAAGCCCTAAAG GAAAGCATCCCATTTGCCGTCATTGGCAGCAACACCGTGGTAGAGGCCAGAGGGCGGCGAGTTCGAGGCCGGCTCTACCCCTGGGGCATCGTGGAAG tggaaaatccAGGGCACTGCGACTTTGTGAAGCTGAGGACAATGCTGGTGCGTACTCACATGCAGGACCTGAAGGATGTGACACGGGAGACACATTATGAGAACTACCGGGCACAGTGCATCCAGAGCATGACCCGCCTGGTGGTGAAAGAACGGAATCGCAA CAAACTGACCCGAGAGAGTGGTACCGACTTCCCCATCCCTGCTGTTCCACCAGGGACAGATCCAGAAACGGAGAGGCTGATCCGAGAGAAAGATGAGGAG CTGCGGCGGATGCAGGAGATGCTGCACAAAATCCAAAGACAGATGAAGGAGACCCATTAG
- the SEPT4 gene encoding septin-4 isoform X1, which produces MDRSLGWQGSSVPEDRTEAGIKRFLEDSDNPELNKFVKDFPGSESYHQPEAKTWVSRPQILEPRPQASDLCQDDLEFRPPSWPQPSDSQQFFSASAPLSPSARPRSPWGKLDPYDSSEDDKEYVGFATLPNQVHRKSVKKGFDFTLMVAGESGLGKSTLINSLFLTDLYRDRKLLSAEERIMQTVEITKHAVDIEEKGVKLRLTIVDTPGFGDAVNNTECWKPVAEYIDQQFEQYFRDESGLNRKNIQDNRVHCCLYFISPFGHGLRPLDVEFMKALHQRVNIVPILAKADTLTPPEVERKKRKIREEIEHFGIKVYQFPDCDSDEDEDFKLQDQALKESIPFAVIGSNTVVEARGRRVRGRLYPWGIVEVENPGHCDFVKLRTMLVRTHMQDLKDVTRETHYENYRAQCIQSMTRLVVKERNRNKLTRESGTDFPIPAVPPGTDPETERLIREKDEELRRMQEMLHKIQRQMKETH; this is translated from the exons ATGGACCGTTCACTGGGATGGCAAGGCAGTTCTGTCCCCGAGGACAGGACTGAAGCTGGG aTCAAGCGCTTTCTGGAGGACTCGGATAACCCAGAACTGAACAAGTTCGTGAAGGATTTCCCAGGAAGCGAGAGCTACCACCAACCAGAGGCCAAGACCTGGGTGTCCAGGCCCCAAATCCTGGAGCCAAGGCCCCAGGCCTCGGACCTCTGCCAGGATGACCTGGAGTTCAGACCCCCTTCATGGCCCCAGCCCTCTGACAGCCAGCAGTTCTTCTCTGCCTCAGCCCCCCTCAGCCCCTCAGCCCGGCCCCGCAGCCCGTGGGGAAAGCTCGATCCCTATGACTCCTCTGAG GATGACAAGGAGTATGTGGGCTTTGCGACCCTCCCCAATCAAGTCCACCGAAAGTCCGTGAAGAAAGGCTTTGACTTTACCCTCATGGTGGCAG GAGAGTCTGGCCTGGGGAAATCCACTCTCATCAACAGCCTCTTCCTCACTGATCTATACCGGGACCGGAAACTCCTGAGTGCTGAAg AACGGATCATGCAAACGGTGGAGATCACTAAGCATGCAGTGGACATAGAGGAGAAGGGCGTGAAGCTGCGGCTCACCATTGTGGACACACCAGGTTTTGGGGATGCCGTTAACAACACAGAGTG CTGGAAGCCTGTGGCAGAATACATCGACCAGCAGTTTGAGCAGTATTTCCGAGATGAAAGTGGCCTGAACCGCAAGAACATCCAAGACAACAGGGTGCACTGCTGCCTGTACTTCATCTCGCCCTTCGGCCACGG GCTCCGGCCACTGGATGTTGAATTTATGAAGGCCCTGCATCAGCGGGTCAACATCGTGCCTATCTTGGCAAAGGCGGACACACTGACACCTCCTGAAGTGGAGCGCAAGAAACGCAAA ATCCGGGAGGAGATTGAGCACTTTGGAATCAAGGTCTACCAGTTCCCAGACTGTGACTCTGATGAGGATGAGGACTTCAAATTACAGGACCAAGCCCTAAAG GAAAGCATCCCATTTGCCGTCATTGGCAGCAACACCGTGGTAGAGGCCAGAGGGCGGCGAGTTCGAGGCCGGCTCTACCCCTGGGGCATCGTGGAAG tggaaaatccAGGGCACTGCGACTTTGTGAAGCTGAGGACAATGCTGGTGCGTACTCACATGCAGGACCTGAAGGATGTGACACGGGAGACACATTATGAGAACTACCGGGCACAGTGCATCCAGAGCATGACCCGCCTGGTGGTGAAAGAACGGAATCGCAA CAAACTGACCCGAGAGAGTGGTACCGACTTCCCCATCCCTGCTGTTCCACCAGGGACAGATCCAGAAACGGAGAGGCTGATCCGAGAGAAAGATGAGGAG CTGCGGCGGATGCAGGAGATGCTGCACAAAATCCAAAGACAGATGAAGGAGACCCATTAG
- the SEPT4 gene encoding septin-4 isoform X3 gives MDRSLGWQGSSVPEDRTEAGDDKEYVGFATLPNQVHRKSVKKGFDFTLMVAGESGLGKSTLINSLFLTDLYRDRKLLSAEERIMQTVEITKHAVDIEEKGVKLRLTIVDTPGFGDAVNNTECWKPVAEYIDQQFEQYFRDESGLNRKNIQDNRVHCCLYFISPFGHGLRPLDVEFMKALHQRVNIVPILAKADTLTPPEVERKKRKIREEIEHFGIKVYQFPDCDSDEDEDFKLQDQALKESIPFAVIGSNTVVEARGRRVRGRLYPWGIVEVENPGHCDFVKLRTMLVRTHMQDLKDVTRETHYENYRAQCIQSMTRLVVKERNRNKLTRESGTDFPIPAVPPGTDPETERLIREKDEELRRMQEMLHKIQRQMKETH, from the exons ATGGACCGTTCACTGGGATGGCAAGGCAGTTCTGTCCCCGAGGACAGGACTGAAGCTGGG GATGACAAGGAGTATGTGGGCTTTGCGACCCTCCCCAATCAAGTCCACCGAAAGTCCGTGAAGAAAGGCTTTGACTTTACCCTCATGGTGGCAG GAGAGTCTGGCCTGGGGAAATCCACTCTCATCAACAGCCTCTTCCTCACTGATCTATACCGGGACCGGAAACTCCTGAGTGCTGAAg AACGGATCATGCAAACGGTGGAGATCACTAAGCATGCAGTGGACATAGAGGAGAAGGGCGTGAAGCTGCGGCTCACCATTGTGGACACACCAGGTTTTGGGGATGCCGTTAACAACACAGAGTG CTGGAAGCCTGTGGCAGAATACATCGACCAGCAGTTTGAGCAGTATTTCCGAGATGAAAGTGGCCTGAACCGCAAGAACATCCAAGACAACAGGGTGCACTGCTGCCTGTACTTCATCTCGCCCTTCGGCCACGG GCTCCGGCCACTGGATGTTGAATTTATGAAGGCCCTGCATCAGCGGGTCAACATCGTGCCTATCTTGGCAAAGGCGGACACACTGACACCTCCTGAAGTGGAGCGCAAGAAACGCAAA ATCCGGGAGGAGATTGAGCACTTTGGAATCAAGGTCTACCAGTTCCCAGACTGTGACTCTGATGAGGATGAGGACTTCAAATTACAGGACCAAGCCCTAAAG GAAAGCATCCCATTTGCCGTCATTGGCAGCAACACCGTGGTAGAGGCCAGAGGGCGGCGAGTTCGAGGCCGGCTCTACCCCTGGGGCATCGTGGAAG tggaaaatccAGGGCACTGCGACTTTGTGAAGCTGAGGACAATGCTGGTGCGTACTCACATGCAGGACCTGAAGGATGTGACACGGGAGACACATTATGAGAACTACCGGGCACAGTGCATCCAGAGCATGACCCGCCTGGTGGTGAAAGAACGGAATCGCAA CAAACTGACCCGAGAGAGTGGTACCGACTTCCCCATCCCTGCTGTTCCACCAGGGACAGATCCAGAAACGGAGAGGCTGATCCGAGAGAAAGATGAGGAG CTGCGGCGGATGCAGGAGATGCTGCACAAAATCCAAAGACAGATGAAGGAGACCCATTAG
- the C12H17orf47 gene encoding LOW QUALITY PROTEIN: uncharacterized protein C17orf47 homolog (The sequence of the model RefSeq protein was modified relative to this genomic sequence to represent the inferred CDS: inserted 1 base in 1 codon), with protein sequence MGSTHRGTIYHMVKTNKVGSKVAVSAQKGAETMNASPHRGQGYVPSSSPRSGAASINTSPPRRSEAGHPTIFYSTPDHPRSSSTQTGPGLSGAPSSRMETRSKSEAYRHISLPQKMQQAQGSAPFDVQVPRNVSPSREESTRRGGESKPGRDASNRYSVLSDAKSSRRLSFVDQKDNLTILEDDPPSKVQCPQGVRGRRRSLVYPKDAAVQTEPIQKSSTAAGTRSPRDPPVXEYSSSRSHTDYRTTQRRVPCQESEMSRQNSIYTEPKALHRNRNLESSLTLSVLKDFDGGFRVSTRPEPESIHRHSAYPKTKPSPKVLMSSKLEANVKSSIRGDTEAGRKVTISSGRQTVQLPSHVTSRAVSESPHRSSVSATPEPTYKLHTKKPSGNVFRSPRSASTYSEPSGKPSVHAELELTPRPLPPRSLPKYGPDCSWWALLNPEIEMPQSWSTTPDFEPKSPSPLDPSLPFFEMDSSPFCEDLMFPRGRASPSPPPAPAASPSPPPPPLPKESPSRAPSRDVPQAPKHASKQPIQRFSAFFLGM encoded by the exons ATGGGATCTACCCACAGAGGCACCATCTATCATATGGTCAAGACAAATAAAGTTGGGTCCAAGGTCGCAGTTTCAGCACAGAAAGGGGCTGAGACTATGAACGCAAGCCCTCATCGGGGACAGGGGTATGTTCCTTCCTCCAGCCCGCGGAGTGGCGCAGCCTCCATCAACACTTCACCCCCTCGAAGATCAGAAGCTGGGCATCCCACCATCTTCTATTCAACACCAGACCACCCACGATCTAGCTCTACCCAAACTGGGCCTGGCCTCTCTGGAGCACCCAGCTCTCGGATGGAGACCCGGTCAAAATCTGAAGCATACCGCCACATCTCTCTTCCTCAAAAGATGCAGCAAGCCCAGGGGTCAGCTCCCTTTGATGTCCAGGTGCCACGGAACGTTAGTCCATCCAGAGAGGAATCGACTAGGAGAGGGGGTGAGAGCAAGCCAGGGCGTGATGCCAGCAATCGCTACTCCGTACTTTCAGATGCCAAATCGTCTCGCCGGTTGAGTTTTGTAGACCAGAAGGATAACTTGACAATTTTAGAAGATGACCCACCCTCCAAGGTCCAGTGTCCCCAAGGGGTTAGAGGTCGCCGTAGGAGTTTGGTTTACCCGAAGGATGCTGCAGTCCAAACCGAGCCCATTCAAAAGAGTTCCACTGCTGCTGGTACCAGATCTCCAAGAGACCCCCCAG CAGAATACAGCAGCAGCCGCAGCCATACAGACTATCGAACAACCCAGAGAAGAGTCCCTTGCCAAGAGTCGGAAATGAGCCGTCAAAACTCCATTTATACAGAACCCAAGGCCTTGCATAGAAATAGGAACTTGGAATCCTCCCTCACACTCTCCGTCCTTAAAGATTTCGATGGCGGGTTCAGAGTTTCTACGCGCCCGGAGCCTGAGTCTATCCACAGGCATTCTGCCTACCCCAAAACCAAACCCTCCCCAAAGGTCTTAATGTCATCAAAACTGGAGGCCAACGTGAAGTCCTCAATCCGAGGAGACACTGAGGCTGGCCGCAAGGTCACCATTTCCTCTGGGAGACAGACGGTGCAGTTGCCTTCCCATGTGACGTCTCGAGCAGTGTCTGAGAGCCCCCACAGATCGTCTGTGTCTGCCACTCCGGAGCCCACCTATAAGCTGCACACCAAAAAACCCTCAGGAAATGTCTTTAGGTCCCCACGATCCGCATCCACGTATTCAGAGCCCTCCGGAAAGCCCTCTGTCCATGCAGAACTGGAACTGACCCCTCGGCCCTTACCCCCTCGGTCCTTACCTAAGTATGGGCCTGACTGTTCATGGTGGGCCTTACTCAACCCTGAAATTGAAATGCCTCAAAGCTGGTCAACAACACCTGATTTCGAGCCTAAGTCCCCTTCTCCCCTAGACCCTTCACTGCCCTTTTTTGAAATGGACTCAAGCCCTTTCTGTGAGGATCTGATGTTTCCGAGAGGGAGGGCAAGTCCATCACCGCCACCAGCACCAgcagcatcaccatcaccaccaccgccGCCTCTGCCAAAAGAGTCTCCAAGCCGGGCACCATCAAGGGATGTGCCACAGGCCCCCAAGCATGCCTCCAAACAGCCCATTCAAAGGTTTAGTGCTTTCTTCTTGGGTATGTGA